A stretch of the Rosa rugosa chromosome 5, drRosRugo1.1, whole genome shotgun sequence genome encodes the following:
- the LOC133712991 gene encoding putative pentatricopeptide repeat-containing protein At2g02150 has protein sequence MKPTEEEEEQGFFLFIIIFPKMLLFLRTLFHTSCRVSSLRVRPKYPSSNSCFINASSSLSSSHGSLIASPLVWFTSFFCIIRFPFVTKSNPDMVQENLNVESLSRIVQQDFWDDPRIVSVFGSALAPIWVSRFLVELRKDPNLAFKLFKWAKTRTGFCHTTESYCILVHILFVGRMYIDAHEVIRELVLLSRGLPGFDVFDGLWETRNVCRPGFGVFDALFSVLVELGMLEKASECFLRMRKCRVLPKVRSCNALLHGLSKSGKGNLSRQFFKDMLGAGISPSVFTFNIMIGYTCKEGDLETARSLFAQMKQLGLTPDIVTYNSLIDGYGKVGLLDDSVCIFEEMKDVGCEPDLITYNALINCFCKFEKMPQAFNFLREMMSNGLKPNVITYSTLIDAFCKEGMMQEAIKIFIDMKRVGLSANEFTYTSLIDASCKAGNLSQALKFRNEMLEAGVSFNIVTYTALLDGLCENGKMEEAEEVFREVLNSGIIPNQEICTALVHGYVKTKKMENATEFLKDIKGKGFKPDLLLYGTIIWVLCSQNKVEEAELVISEIKDCGLTANHFIYTTLMDAYFKKGNTNEALNVLQRMLDNNIEVSVVTYCALIDGLCKKGLLQEAITYFRTMSNIGLQPNVAVFTALIDGLCKGSCIEAAKELFNEMLDKGMIPDKAAYTTLMDGNLKHGNLEEALSMHRRMKEIDMELDLHAYTSLIWGLSHLGQMQQAKAFLDEMIGKGIIPDEILIVCLVRKYYELGNVDEAIKLQTEWQNRGLRTGTSNFVFPNART, from the coding sequence ATGAAGccaactgaagaagaagaagaacaaggctTCTTTctattcatcatcatcttccccAAGATGCTGTTATTTCTTCGCACTCTGTTCCACACAAGTTGCAGAGTCTCCTCCCTTCGAGTAAGACCTAAATACCCATCGTCTAATTCCTGCTTTATCAATGCATCATCATCACTATCATCATCGCATGGTTCTCTCATAGCTTCTCCTTTGGTTTGGTTCACCAGTTTCTTCTGTATTATTCGCTTCCCATTTGTCACTAAATCCAATCCTGATATGGTTCAAGAAAACTTAAATGTAGAATCTTTGAGTCGAATTGTTCAGCAGGACTTTTGGGACGACCCCAGAATTGTTAGTGTGTTTGGTTCGGCATTGGCGCCGATTTGGGTGTCAAGGTTTTTGGTGGAACTGAGAAAAGATCCCAACTTGGCATTCAAGTTGTTCAAATGGGCGAAAACCCGGACCGGGTTTTGCCACACTACTGAGTCTTATTGTATTTTGGTTCACATACTTTTTGTTGGTAGAATGTATATTGATGCCCATGAGGTTATTAGAGAGTTAGTGTTGTTGAGCCGGGGGTTGCCGGGTTTTGATGTGTTTGATGGGCTGTGGGAGACCAGGAATGTTTGTCGTCCGGGGTTTGGAGTGTTTGATGCCTTGTTTAGTGTCTTGGTTGAGCTAGGAATGCTTGAGAAAGCAAGTGAGTGCTTCTTGAGGATGAGGAAGTGTAGAGTTTTGCCGAAAGTGCGATCTTGTAATGCCCTTTTGCACGGGCTTTCGAAGTCAGGGAAGGGGAATTTGTCAAGGCAGTTTTTTAAGGATATGCTTGGGGCTGGGATTTCCCCTTCTGTTTTCACATTCAATATAATGATTGGATATACGTGCAAAGAAGGCGATTTGGAAACCGCAAGAAGCTTGTTTGCACAAATGAAACAGTTGGGTCTTACACCTGATATTGTGACATATAATTCTCTTATTGACGGATATGGAAAGGTTGGATTATTAGATGATTCAGTTTGCATATTTGAAGAAATGAAGGATGTAGGTTGTGAACCTGATCTAATAACATACAATGCTTTGATTAATTGTTTTTGTAAATTTGAAAAAATGCCTCAAGCTTTCAATTTTCTCCGCGAGATGATGAGTAATGGCTTGAAACCGAATGTCATAACGTATAGCACATTGATTGATGCCTTCTGTAAGGAAGGGATGATGCAAGAGGCAATTAAGATTTTTATAGACATGAAACGAGTTGGTCTTTCAGCTAATGAGTTCACCTATACTTCTTTGATTGATGCAAGTTGTAAAGCTGGAAATTTGAGCCAAGCACTGAAGTTCAGAAATGAGATGTTAGAGGCAGGAGTTAGCTTCAATATTGTAACTTATACGGCTCTACTGGATGGGCTGTGTGAAAATGGGAAGATGGAGGAAGCAGAAGAAGTTTTTAGGGAGGTGCTAAACTCTGGAATAATTCCTAACCAGGAAATATGTACCGCCCTTGTTCATGGGTATGTTAAGACTAAGAAGATGGAGAATGCTACAGAATTCTTGAAGGATATCAAGGGGAAAGGCTTTAAACCAGATTTGTTACTTTATGGAACCATCATTTGGGTCCTTTGCTCTCAAAATAAGGTTGAAGAGGCTGAGCTTGTAATCAGTGAAATCAAGGATTGTGGTTTAACTGCAAATCATTTCATTTACACAACACTTATGGATGCTTATTTCAAGAAAGGAAACACCAATGAGGCACTCAATGTTTTACAGCGAATGCTGGACAACAATATTGAGGTTAGTGTGGTAACATATTGTGCACTAATTGATGGTTTGTGCAAAAAGGGGTTGCTCCAAGAGGCCATTACTTATTTTAGGACGATGTCCAACATTGGCTTGCAACCCAATGTTGCAGTTTTTACGGCCTTAATTGATGGTCTTTGTAAAGGTAGTTGCATTGAAGCAGCTAAGGAGCTGTTTAATGAAATGCTAGACAAGGGTATGATTCCAGATAAAGCTGCTTACACCACTCTAATGGATGGAAACTTAAAGCATGGAAATCTTGAGGAAGCTTTGAGCATGCACAGGAGAATGAAAGAAATTGATATGGAGCTTGACCTGCATGCATATACTTCCTTGATTTGGGGGCTTTCTCACCTTGGTCAGATGCAACAAGCAAAAGCATTCCTTGATGAGATGATTGGGAAGGGTATAATTCCTGATGAGATTCTCATTGTTTGTCTTGTAAGAAAATACTATGAGCTAGGGAATGTGGATGAAGCCATCAAGTTGCAGACTGAATGGCAAAACAGGGGTCTAAGAACTGGAACTTCTAATTTTGTGTTTCCTAATGCAAGAACTTAA